A genomic stretch from Komagataeibacter xylinus includes:
- the queA gene encoding tRNA preQ1(34) S-adenosylmethionine ribosyltransferase-isomerase QueA, with protein MTDLVSDFDFTLPPTSIADHPARPRDSARLLDVPGQGPFIDRHVRDLPGCLRAGDILVANDTAVIPAQLAAMRGEAKIGITLDRILPDGSWHVLARNARRLRPGDTLTFGRSPVTAEVISRGDAGDVTLRFSAEGAAFDQFLHDAGKLALPPYIARPDGPTEEDRKDYSTIFAQHRGAVAAPTAGLHFTPELLAALDKAGVIRQTLTLHVGAGTFLPMRSDQISAHRMHAERGTISPHAARRINAARAAGGRIVAVGTTSLRLLESATDENGIVHPFHGETAIFIKPGYRFRAVDMLLTNFHLPRSTLFMLVCAFGGYHRMQAAYAHAIASGYRFYSYGDACLLHRTEGDLP; from the coding sequence ATGACGGATCTGGTTTCTGATTTCGACTTCACCCTCCCGCCCACGAGCATTGCCGATCACCCGGCCCGCCCGCGTGACAGCGCGCGCCTGCTCGATGTGCCCGGGCAAGGCCCCTTCATTGACCGCCACGTGCGCGACCTGCCGGGCTGCCTGCGGGCGGGCGACATTCTGGTCGCCAATGACACGGCGGTGATCCCCGCCCAGCTTGCCGCCATGCGCGGCGAGGCGAAGATCGGCATTACACTCGACCGCATCCTGCCCGATGGTTCATGGCATGTGCTCGCCCGCAATGCCCGCCGCCTGCGGCCGGGTGATACGCTTACCTTCGGGCGCAGTCCTGTCACGGCGGAGGTCATCAGCCGGGGCGATGCAGGTGATGTAACCCTGCGCTTCAGCGCCGAAGGGGCAGCGTTCGACCAGTTCCTGCATGATGCAGGAAAGCTGGCCCTGCCGCCCTATATCGCCCGCCCCGATGGCCCGACCGAGGAAGACCGCAAGGACTACAGCACCATATTCGCCCAGCACCGGGGTGCGGTGGCCGCCCCCACGGCGGGGCTGCACTTTACGCCGGAGCTGCTGGCCGCCCTCGATAAGGCAGGCGTCATCCGCCAGACACTGACCCTGCATGTGGGCGCGGGCACCTTCCTGCCCATGCGCAGTGACCAGATTTCCGCCCACCGCATGCATGCCGAGCGTGGCACCATCTCGCCGCATGCGGCCCGGCGCATCAATGCCGCGCGCGCGGCAGGCGGCCGGATCGTGGCTGTGGGCACCACCTCGCTGCGCCTGCTTGAAAGTGCGACGGATGAAAACGGCATCGTTCACCCCTTTCATGGCGAGACGGCCATCTTCATCAAACCCGGCTACCGCTTCCGCGCGGTGGACATGCTGCTGACCAATTTTCACCTGCCGCGCTCGACCCTGTTCATGCTGGTCTGCGCCTTTGGCGGCTACCATCGCATGCAGGCGGCCTATGCCCATGCCATTGCCAGCGGCTACCGCTTCTATTCCTATGGCGATGCCTGCCTGCTGCACCGCACCGAGGGAGACCTGCCATGA
- a CDS encoding kinase inhibitor, translated as MTFTLTSRSFNDGDRLPEAQVFEGMGYCGGNISPPLAWQDPPAGTKSFAITMYDPDAPTGSGWWHWVVINIPAEVTSLPAGAGSGDNNLPEHAEMTRTDFGGNVYGGAAPPPGPEHRYIFTIHALDIAQIELPSDASGAMVGFVINQHSLGSAKLTAVYGKKPK; from the coding sequence ATGACGTTTACACTGACCAGCCGCTCCTTCAACGATGGCGACCGCCTGCCTGAAGCGCAGGTGTTTGAAGGCATGGGCTATTGCGGCGGCAACATCTCGCCGCCGCTGGCATGGCAGGACCCGCCTGCGGGCACCAAGAGCTTTGCCATCACCATGTACGACCCCGATGCGCCCACCGGCTCGGGCTGGTGGCACTGGGTTGTCATCAACATCCCTGCCGAGGTCACCTCGCTGCCCGCAGGCGCTGGTTCGGGCGACAACAACCTGCCCGAACATGCCGAGATGACGCGCACCGACTTTGGTGGCAACGTATATGGCGGTGCAGCGCCCCCGCCCGGGCCGGAGCATCGCTACATCTTCACCATCCACGCGCTTGATATCGCGCAGATCGAACTGCCGAGCGATGCCTCGGGCGCCATGGTGGGGTTTGTGATCAACCAGCATAGCCTGGGCTCGGCCAAGCTTACGGCCGTGTATGGCAAGAAGCCGAAATAA
- a CDS encoding VOC family protein, which produces MRFTVDRLDHLVVSVRDLEVSASWYQRVLGMEREEYGRNNRTALKFGGQKINLRPHGAEGWVTAEDALPGTNDLCFTTALNSVDVIEHLEKCGVRVTEGPVARLGALGPVTSVYCHDPDGNLIEIASYQG; this is translated from the coding sequence ATGCGTTTTACCGTCGATCGTCTTGACCACCTTGTGGTGAGTGTGCGGGACCTTGAGGTCTCGGCCTCGTGGTACCAGCGCGTGCTGGGCATGGAGCGCGAGGAATATGGGCGCAACAACCGCACGGCGCTGAAATTCGGCGGCCAGAAGATCAACCTCCGCCCCCACGGGGCCGAAGGGTGGGTCACGGCGGAAGATGCGCTGCCCGGCACCAATGACCTGTGCTTCACCACCGCGCTCAACAGCGTGGATGTGATTGAACACCTGGAAAAATGCGGCGTGCGCGTGACCGAGGGGCCGGTAGCCCGCCTTGGCGCGCTCGGGCCGGTGACCTCGGTCTACTGCCATGACCCTGATGGCAACCTGATCGAGATTGCCTCATATCAGGGGTAG
- a CDS encoding fumarate hydratase → MYGPLFPLHDDDTPWKKLEIEGITTSVLAGRTVVHIRPEALTALAARAFNDVAHLLRPGHLAQLAKILKDPEASENDRFVAMDLLKNACIAAGGVLPMCQDTGTAIVYGKKGQRVWVDGNEEEAFSRGVYDTYTGTALRYSQMAPVSMFEEVNTGTNLPVQFHISATPGDYHAEQMDLMFIAKGGGSANKTFLFQETRALLSNKENLLKWLDGKIRTLGTSACPPYHLAVVIGGMSAEQNLETVKLASTRWLDSLPTEGSVHGHAFRDLEMEEEIHKLTQRLGIGAQFGGKYFCHDVRVVRLPRHGASLPVGIGVSCSADRQVKARITGDGVFLEQLETDPARFLPETTDDDLEGEAVQIDLNQPMDEIRRRLSQYPVRTRLSLTGTMVVARDIAHAKFRERLEKGEGLPQYLKDHPVYYAGPAKTPEGMPTGAFGPTTAGRMDSYVAMLQKAGGSYVMLAKGNRSKAVRNACQEYGGFYLGSVGGPAARLAQDCIRKVEVLEYPELGMEAVWKIEVENFPAFIVIDDKGNDFYDGLTG, encoded by the coding sequence ATGTATGGCCCGCTCTTTCCGTTGCACGATGATGATACGCCGTGGAAGAAGCTTGAGATCGAGGGCATCACCACCTCGGTCCTCGCGGGCCGCACGGTGGTCCATATCCGCCCCGAGGCGCTGACGGCACTCGCCGCCCGCGCCTTCAATGACGTGGCGCACCTGCTGCGTCCCGGCCATCTGGCGCAGCTTGCAAAGATCCTGAAAGACCCCGAGGCATCGGAGAACGACCGCTTCGTGGCGATGGACCTGCTCAAGAACGCCTGTATCGCGGCAGGCGGCGTGCTGCCCATGTGCCAGGATACCGGCACCGCCATCGTGTATGGCAAGAAGGGCCAGCGCGTGTGGGTGGATGGCAATGAGGAGGAAGCCTTCTCGCGCGGGGTGTACGACACCTATACCGGCACGGCGCTGCGCTATTCGCAGATGGCCCCGGTTTCCATGTTCGAGGAAGTGAACACCGGCACCAACCTGCCGGTGCAGTTCCATATCTCGGCCACGCCAGGCGACTACCATGCCGAGCAGATGGATCTGATGTTCATCGCCAAGGGTGGCGGGTCGGCCAACAAGACCTTCCTGTTCCAGGAGACGCGCGCGCTCCTGTCCAACAAGGAAAACCTGCTGAAATGGCTGGATGGCAAGATCCGCACGCTCGGCACTTCGGCCTGCCCGCCTTACCACCTTGCGGTGGTGATTGGCGGCATGTCCGCCGAGCAGAATCTCGAGACCGTCAAGCTTGCCTCCACCCGCTGGCTCGACAGCCTGCCCACCGAGGGCAGCGTGCACGGCCATGCCTTCCGTGACCTTGAGATGGAAGAGGAAATCCACAAGCTGACCCAGCGCCTCGGCATTGGCGCGCAGTTTGGCGGCAAGTATTTCTGCCACGATGTGCGCGTGGTGCGCCTGCCGCGCCATGGCGCGTCGCTGCCGGTGGGAATCGGGGTGTCGTGCTCGGCTGACCGGCAGGTCAAGGCGCGGATCACGGGCGATGGCGTGTTCCTTGAACAGCTCGAGACCGATCCCGCCCGCTTCCTGCCCGAAACCACGGATGACGACCTCGAGGGCGAGGCGGTGCAGATCGACCTCAACCAGCCGATGGACGAGATCCGCCGCAGGCTCTCGCAGTACCCCGTGCGCACGCGTCTGTCGCTGACCGGCACGATGGTGGTGGCGCGTGACATCGCCCACGCCAAGTTCCGCGAGCGGCTGGAAAAGGGCGAGGGCCTGCCGCAATACCTCAAGGATCACCCCGTTTATTACGCCGGCCCGGCCAAGACGCCCGAGGGCATGCCCACCGGCGCGTTCGGCCCCACCACGGCAGGCCGCATGGACAGCTATGTGGCCATGCTGCAGAAGGCGGGCGGCTCCTATGTCATGCTGGCCAAGGGCAACCGCTCCAAGGCCGTGCGCAATGCGTGCCAGGAATATGGCGGCTTCTATCTCGGTTCCGTCGGCGGCCCTGCCGCACGCCTTGCGCAGGACTGCATCCGCAAGGTCGAGGTGCTGGAATACCCCGAGCTGGGCATGGAAGCGGTGTGGAAGATCGAGGTCGAGAATTTTCCGGCCTTTATCGTGATCGACGACAAGGGTAATGATTTTTATGATGGCCTGACCGGCTGA
- a CDS encoding SspB family protein — translation MSDDHDEENGFDAAIPDSLMPYDSWIEDSYRHVMLRALDYAAAHGLPGDHHFYLTYRTDWPGVEMPDRLRAQYPHEITIVLQHQFWDLKVDRARQIVSVGLSFGGIPSTLVIPVAAISAFADPHIRLALRFSVPEQPPVAAAPEGENVVPVQPAAAAAQPAAAVAEEGGAEKDRGEGSQVVSLAAFRKRGPGGPG, via the coding sequence ATGTCCGATGATCACGACGAGGAAAACGGTTTCGATGCCGCCATCCCCGACAGCCTCATGCCTTATGATTCCTGGATCGAGGATTCATATCGCCATGTCATGCTGCGCGCGCTTGATTACGCCGCAGCCCACGGCCTGCCCGGCGATCATCATTTCTATCTGACATACAGGACCGACTGGCCGGGCGTTGAAATGCCTGATCGCCTGCGCGCGCAGTACCCCCACGAGATCACGATCGTGCTCCAGCACCAGTTCTGGGATCTCAAGGTGGACCGCGCCCGCCAGATTGTCTCGGTCGGGCTGTCATTTGGCGGAATTCCCTCCACGCTGGTGATTCCGGTGGCGGCCATCTCCGCCTTTGCCGATCCGCATATCCGCCTTGCCCTGCGCTTCAGCGTGCCAGAGCAGCCGCCCGTGGCCGCCGCCCCCGAGGGCGAAAACGTGGTGCCGGTACAGCCCGCCGCTGCCGCAGCACAGCCTGCCGCGGCCGTAGCGGAGGAAGGCGGGGCCGAGAAGGACAGGGGCGAGGGCTCGCAGGTCGTAAGTCTTGCCGCCTTCCGCAAGCGTGGGCCGGGCGGGCCGGGCTGA